One genomic region from Arthrobacter sp. FB24 encodes:
- a CDS encoding acyltransferase family protein, with protein MTTTPATTSTNKAARKGYRPEVQGLRALAVLMVVTYHVWLGRVSGGVDIFLLISAFLLTLSFVRKVESGSPLKLVSHWLHLFKRLLPAAVVVILGVLAGTWALLPQSRWPDVLDQAWASLLYRQNWLLADSAVDYYAQDHSGASPLQHFWSLSIQGQVFILWPLVFAGIALLHRVLRRPGISYRMLLAVAFGVVFAASLAFSIDQTATNQAYAYFDTRTRLWEFALGSLLALALPYLKPGKVLRIILGWAGVVAMVSCGLLLTVDRSFPGFVALWPTLSAAAIIVAGQSGSRFGADRLLSWKPLVSLGDNSYALYLWHWPLLVLALAGTGVVSPNLVQGLAIVAASVAMAVLTTRFVEKPLREWHWPQRRIWRNAVVIVACGALLAGPVSLWQTKLTAEEAAAAAQPRELTPGAAALTPENAGKPTPEARIIPAPAAMKNEWADIDGLCTDGNVPGDPLLSGCLQNSKPDVVTKRIVVLGDSHAQQYMAALGPIAKEHGWEVVTLLKGSCRFGAESAERDAECNAFNKASAAYVLEHKPDAVFTVASLTHVEAPFETEVPGYLEGIKPFTDAGMDVVGVRDNPRFGFNMPECVQKRGAAAEECNPPLGEALADSSPLDQYRGKVAGLHLMDMSDFICADGICPAVVGNIYVYKDDNHLTKTYVQSMIPMFEQRLLAATGWT; from the coding sequence ATGACGACGACTCCCGCGACGACATCTACGAACAAGGCGGCCAGGAAGGGGTACCGCCCCGAGGTCCAAGGCCTCCGGGCACTGGCAGTACTGATGGTGGTCACGTACCACGTCTGGCTGGGCCGGGTATCCGGCGGCGTGGACATCTTCCTGCTCATCTCCGCGTTCCTGCTCACCCTCTCCTTCGTGCGGAAAGTGGAAAGCGGCAGCCCGCTTAAGCTGGTCAGCCACTGGCTGCACCTGTTCAAGCGGCTGCTGCCTGCCGCCGTCGTCGTTATCCTGGGTGTGCTGGCCGGCACCTGGGCACTTCTTCCGCAAAGCCGCTGGCCGGACGTCCTGGACCAGGCGTGGGCCTCACTGCTCTACCGGCAGAACTGGCTGCTTGCGGACTCGGCCGTTGACTACTACGCGCAGGACCACTCCGGCGCGAGCCCGCTGCAGCATTTCTGGTCACTGTCCATCCAGGGGCAGGTCTTTATCCTGTGGCCCCTGGTGTTTGCGGGAATCGCCCTGCTGCACCGGGTCCTGCGCCGGCCCGGGATCAGTTACCGCATGCTTTTGGCCGTTGCCTTCGGCGTGGTTTTTGCGGCGTCGCTGGCCTTTTCCATTGACCAGACGGCCACCAACCAGGCCTACGCCTACTTTGATACCAGGACCAGGCTGTGGGAGTTTGCATTGGGCTCCCTGCTGGCTCTCGCACTTCCTTACCTGAAGCCGGGAAAGGTCCTTCGGATCATCCTGGGCTGGGCGGGCGTGGTGGCCATGGTGTCCTGCGGCCTGCTGCTGACGGTGGACCGGTCCTTCCCGGGTTTCGTGGCGCTCTGGCCCACGCTGTCGGCGGCGGCAATCATTGTGGCCGGCCAGAGCGGCAGCCGCTTTGGTGCCGACCGCCTCCTGAGCTGGAAACCCCTCGTGTCACTCGGTGACAACTCCTACGCGCTGTACTTGTGGCACTGGCCGCTGCTGGTCCTGGCCCTCGCGGGCACGGGTGTTGTCTCGCCGAACCTCGTCCAGGGCCTTGCCATCGTGGCAGCCTCCGTGGCGATGGCAGTCCTCACCACCCGGTTCGTGGAAAAACCGCTGCGCGAATGGCACTGGCCGCAACGGCGGATCTGGCGGAACGCCGTCGTAATCGTGGCGTGCGGAGCCCTGCTCGCGGGCCCGGTGTCACTGTGGCAGACCAAACTGACGGCCGAGGAAGCAGCCGCCGCGGCGCAGCCCAGGGAACTGACGCCGGGTGCCGCCGCACTGACTCCCGAAAACGCGGGAAAGCCGACGCCGGAAGCCAGGATCATTCCGGCGCCGGCTGCCATGAAGAACGAGTGGGCGGATATCGACGGCCTCTGCACCGACGGCAATGTGCCCGGTGACCCGCTGCTCTCGGGCTGTCTGCAGAACAGCAAGCCGGACGTTGTCACCAAGCGGATCGTGGTGCTGGGCGACTCGCACGCGCAGCAGTACATGGCCGCGCTGGGTCCGATCGCCAAGGAGCACGGCTGGGAGGTGGTCACGCTCCTCAAGGGCAGCTGCCGCTTCGGCGCGGAGTCGGCCGAGCGTGATGCTGAGTGCAATGCCTTCAATAAGGCCAGCGCTGCATATGTGCTTGAACACAAGCCGGACGCCGTGTTCACCGTGGCATCCCTGACGCATGTCGAAGCGCCGTTCGAAACGGAAGTGCCTGGTTACCTGGAGGGCATCAAGCCGTTCACGGACGCCGGGATGGACGTCGTGGGCGTCCGCGACAATCCGCGGTTTGGGTTCAACATGCCGGAGTGCGTGCAAAAGAGGGGGGCCGCCGCGGAGGAGTGCAATCCGCCGCTCGGTGAAGCGCTCGCCGACTCGTCACCGCTGGACCAGTACCGCGGCAAGGTGGCCGGCCTCCACCTGATGGATATGAGCGACTTCATCTGCGCCGACGGAATCTGCCCGGCAGTGGTGGGCAACATCTATGTCTACAAGGACGACAACCACCTGACGAAAACGTATGTGCAGAGCATGATTCCCATGTTCGAACAGCGGCTGCTGGCCGCCACCGGCTGGACCTGA
- a CDS encoding acyltransferase family protein: MSIARALASPRRSGAGTEASRKSKFRPEIQGLRSLAVLMVVSYHVWFGRVSGGVDVFLLISAFLMTLQFVGKYEQGRPMALFKHWLHLFRRLLPAAVTVIVAILAASFIFLPSTRWLDVIAQGWASLFYMENRLLQTQAVDYYATDHSLASPFQHFWSLSIQGQVFILWPLIFAAAALLAKRYRLHYRILLCYIFVGVFLVSLTYSIIFTLTNQAQAYFDTGARLWEFALGTLVALILPGLRIPRTGRIALGWLGIVAMLSCGILLNVQAAFPGVAALWPTLAAACVIAAGQTGSRFGVDRILSAGPLVRLGDNSYALYLWHWPILVIALAATGRDHAGPLSGTVIIVASMGLAYLTTRFIEKPWREWTWPEVNRRRALIAVAAAVATASVPLAGWQFQISSATAAAASQAWANNPGARVLDPGYVDAADKSAPLLPSLTTVAEDWPKFQGGCTTNDAELINLCSNGKDDAEKSIVVIGSSHAHVWATPLLNLADKHGWKVETITKGYCPVTDTAAPELSEGCLDFNKDTARKVLEMKPDLVVTTSTRTDPNPNKTEFMDPAWVPEIKEINGAGIPVVALRDTPRMPEAVPDCLERNKDNYSACAAKAADSYQPASPDAEIAAQVPDTKFLDLSRFFCQGDTCPAVIGNVMVYKDDNHVTRTYMDSITPYFEKEFLAATGWNTE, from the coding sequence ATGTCCATAGCGAGAGCCCTGGCCTCGCCGCGCCGTAGTGGCGCCGGAACTGAAGCGAGCCGAAAATCGAAGTTCAGGCCGGAAATCCAGGGCCTGCGCTCGCTGGCCGTGCTGATGGTGGTCAGCTACCACGTCTGGTTTGGCCGGGTGTCCGGCGGCGTTGACGTATTCCTGCTGATCTCGGCCTTCCTCATGACGCTGCAGTTCGTGGGCAAATATGAGCAGGGCCGCCCAATGGCACTGTTCAAGCATTGGCTGCACCTCTTCCGGCGACTGTTGCCCGCCGCGGTCACAGTGATAGTTGCCATCCTCGCCGCGAGCTTCATCTTCCTGCCGAGCACCCGCTGGCTGGACGTGATCGCGCAGGGCTGGGCATCCCTGTTCTACATGGAAAACCGGCTCCTGCAGACGCAGGCCGTCGACTACTATGCCACCGACCACAGCCTGGCCAGCCCGTTCCAGCACTTCTGGTCGCTGTCCATCCAGGGACAGGTTTTCATTCTGTGGCCGCTGATCTTTGCCGCGGCCGCGCTGCTGGCGAAGCGTTACCGGCTGCACTACCGGATCCTGCTGTGCTACATCTTCGTCGGCGTGTTCCTGGTGTCACTGACGTACTCGATTATCTTCACCCTGACCAACCAGGCGCAGGCCTACTTCGACACCGGCGCCCGGCTGTGGGAATTCGCCCTCGGAACACTGGTGGCGCTGATCCTTCCCGGCCTCCGGATACCCCGGACAGGGCGCATAGCCCTTGGCTGGCTGGGCATTGTCGCCATGTTGAGTTGCGGGATCCTGCTCAACGTCCAGGCGGCGTTCCCGGGAGTGGCGGCCCTGTGGCCCACACTTGCAGCCGCCTGCGTCATCGCTGCCGGCCAGACGGGGAGCAGGTTCGGCGTTGACCGGATCCTGAGCGCCGGACCACTGGTCCGGTTGGGGGACAACTCCTACGCCCTGTATCTGTGGCACTGGCCGATCCTTGTCATTGCCCTCGCGGCGACGGGCCGCGACCACGCCGGGCCGTTGTCCGGCACGGTCATCATCGTGGCGTCGATGGGCCTCGCCTACCTCACCACCAGATTCATCGAGAAACCCTGGCGTGAATGGACATGGCCCGAGGTCAACCGCCGTCGCGCACTGATTGCCGTCGCCGCCGCAGTGGCCACCGCTTCCGTTCCCCTCGCCGGGTGGCAGTTCCAGATCAGCAGCGCCACTGCTGCCGCCGCAAGCCAGGCCTGGGCCAATAACCCGGGTGCACGGGTGCTTGATCCCGGCTACGTCGACGCCGCCGACAAGTCCGCGCCGCTGCTCCCCAGCCTCACCACGGTGGCGGAGGACTGGCCGAAGTTTCAGGGCGGCTGCACCACCAACGACGCCGAGCTCATCAACCTTTGCTCCAACGGCAAGGACGATGCGGAGAAATCCATTGTGGTCATTGGTAGCTCGCACGCCCATGTCTGGGCCACGCCACTGCTGAACCTCGCCGACAAGCACGGCTGGAAAGTGGAGACCATCACCAAGGGCTATTGCCCGGTGACTGATACCGCCGCCCCTGAGCTGTCCGAAGGTTGCCTCGACTTCAACAAGGACACGGCCAGGAAGGTCCTGGAGATGAAACCGGACCTCGTGGTCACCACCAGCACGCGGACAGACCCGAATCCGAACAAGACGGAATTCATGGACCCGGCGTGGGTTCCGGAGATCAAGGAAATCAACGGCGCCGGCATCCCTGTCGTTGCGCTCCGGGACACGCCCCGAATGCCCGAGGCCGTCCCGGACTGCCTCGAGCGCAACAAGGACAACTATTCGGCGTGCGCCGCCAAGGCGGCTGACAGTTATCAGCCGGCTTCGCCGGACGCCGAAATTGCCGCCCAGGTGCCGGACACAAAGTTCCTCGACCTCAGCCGCTTCTTCTGCCAGGGCGACACCTGTCCGGCGGTCATCGGCAACGTCATGGTCTACAAAGACGACAACCACGTCACCCGCACCTATATGGACAGCATCACCCCCTACTTCGAGAAGGAGTTTCTGGCAGCGACCGGCTGGAACACGGAATGA
- a CDS encoding DUF389 domain-containing protein, with protein MIVQVRICTPAELSDLVVESCTQQTGAAEVAVHKGASIQPPGDVVVVHVARESVEELLEKLHALNLQEVGSIAISMPELMLSRRADRAEAAAPGDGADAMIWDEVTRQTGEDSRLTWSYLAFLVLATQLAAIGIVTDSTIAIVGAMAVGPEFGPLAALAVALAQRKWKLGRSAALALGVGFPVAMLLAALTAWLSVPLGLFPADTLDTGSAVEFIYHPGPYSLIVAVLAGAAGMLSVISRRSAALIGVFISVTTVPAAGFVAVALVLGEYQKAAGSALQLLLNLLGIVVSAVAVLIFYRIITKRLPEGMARRLRRQALRARS; from the coding sequence GTGATCGTTCAGGTACGGATATGCACACCCGCGGAGCTCTCCGACCTGGTGGTGGAAAGCTGCACACAGCAAACCGGCGCGGCGGAAGTGGCCGTGCATAAGGGAGCGTCCATCCAGCCGCCCGGGGATGTGGTGGTGGTCCACGTGGCCAGGGAATCAGTCGAGGAGCTGCTGGAAAAGCTGCATGCCCTGAACCTCCAGGAGGTCGGCTCCATCGCCATTTCAATGCCGGAGCTCATGCTCTCCCGGCGTGCCGACCGGGCTGAAGCAGCGGCGCCCGGCGACGGGGCCGACGCCATGATCTGGGACGAGGTGACGCGCCAGACAGGCGAGGATTCGCGGCTCACCTGGAGCTATCTGGCCTTCCTCGTCCTGGCCACGCAACTGGCCGCAATCGGGATCGTCACGGATTCAACCATCGCCATCGTCGGGGCCATGGCCGTCGGGCCGGAGTTCGGGCCGCTGGCTGCCCTGGCTGTCGCGCTGGCGCAGCGCAAATGGAAGCTGGGACGCAGCGCCGCGCTGGCTCTGGGTGTCGGTTTTCCCGTAGCAATGCTCCTGGCAGCCTTGACGGCCTGGTTGTCAGTTCCATTGGGGCTCTTCCCTGCCGACACCCTCGACACCGGGTCAGCCGTGGAATTCATTTATCATCCAGGGCCCTACTCGCTGATCGTTGCGGTGCTGGCCGGTGCAGCAGGGATGCTCTCCGTGATCAGCCGGCGCTCCGCGGCCCTGATCGGGGTCTTCATTTCGGTGACCACCGTTCCCGCCGCAGGGTTCGTCGCCGTCGCGCTGGTCCTGGGCGAGTACCAGAAAGCGGCGGGGTCTGCGCTTCAGCTGCTGCTGAACCTCCTGGGTATCGTGGTTTCTGCGGTTGCGGTCCTCATTTTCTACCGGATCATCACCAAGCGACTGCCGGAGGGCATGGCCCGGCGGCTGAGGCGACAGGCCTTGC